One stretch of Leptospira bourretii DNA includes these proteins:
- a CDS encoding TetR/AcrR family transcriptional regulator: MKPAKKKQTLPKPSPSSSAKATGYHHGNLREKVLEHSKKVLETTGVSSLSLRDIANDLGVSHTAPYRHFPKKMDLLQALVTEGFRELTEAMERAWNHSEDPLEKVKMAGVEYIFLLLKNPRRTELMFGGEIYVSGDPLSDELRECGKLAYLGMFKIVEYGQKSLKLKNSVPTDTLMMSFWSGVHGFAVLNERKWKQIKSKEEEESFRKEVNQILEIMIEGTRL, from the coding sequence ATGAAACCTGCCAAAAAAAAACAAACTCTCCCTAAACCAAGTCCTTCCAGTTCTGCTAAAGCGACTGGATACCACCATGGAAATCTCAGAGAAAAGGTTTTGGAACATTCCAAAAAAGTTTTAGAAACCACTGGAGTCTCTTCTTTGAGTTTGCGAGATATTGCGAATGATTTAGGAGTCAGTCATACAGCCCCCTATCGCCATTTTCCGAAAAAAATGGATCTCCTCCAGGCACTTGTCACGGAAGGTTTTCGGGAATTAACGGAAGCAATGGAAAGAGCCTGGAACCATTCAGAGGATCCGTTGGAAAAAGTCAAAATGGCGGGTGTGGAATATATTTTTCTACTGCTTAAAAATCCAAGAAGGACAGAACTGATGTTTGGTGGTGAGATTTATGTTTCAGGAGATCCTCTTTCTGATGAATTGAGAGAATGTGGGAAACTTGCTTATCTCGGAATGTTCAAAATTGTGGAGTATGGCCAAAAGTCTTTGAAGTTAAAAAACTCAGTACCTACTGATACTTTGATGATGAGTTTTTGGAGTGGGGTCCATGGATTTGCAGTGCTGAATGAACGTAAGTGGAAACAAATCAAATCCAAAGAGGAAGAAGAGTCCTTTCGCAAAGAGGTAAATCAAATTTTAGAGATTATGATTGAGGGAACCCGTCTATAA
- a CDS encoding ankyrin repeat domain-containing protein codes for MKTILSCSNCFSGHSVSTSKLEGKKGKYRCKKCSAWNHFDYRADFSSQSSDSLVLYDLNFKDFIPNHKLQGQIFGRYTTDFISDWSNEELVFLKDEDGNENDLRISISGLPEIIRLKNFIFDITAESPSKTLNIIINQNVNVSPLRLSITVDVLEDHSVSGKLYLAIADEWNTLLHGSFTATHIYKIQFDEHGDSDKKLPDFISNELAAKIHALSGNILSLQESFSHLEQHERDELLTLVIYHWPENQSTISEVHFKEGNLQVVFQLTQKKLNETLIFLLSNQVVPTPKHWRLIHDVVCHSDGEPLFIPLLKHKFPDGYEINLGSSLESKNDDKTLDWLDSDDIYLLDSFVRTVGSLDYVINDPIRNPLGFSLLQESFVRAKYKSCMRLLERGADPNQFDANGETAIFKLCQDSTLRLQEKTALMDELIRRGAKVNLQSVNGMTPLHWCSVFGEPSLAKRLINAGIDIHTADNSGSTALHEACKFGNSAVLALLLESGAKSNAKTLDEKTGRDLAFENLEIAELEGDEEKKNRCQRVLSLLDVYGG; via the coding sequence ATGAAAACGATCTTATCCTGTTCTAATTGTTTTAGCGGTCATTCTGTTTCAACTTCCAAATTGGAAGGTAAAAAAGGAAAGTATCGCTGCAAAAAATGTTCTGCCTGGAATCATTTTGATTACCGTGCAGACTTTTCTTCGCAATCTTCCGACTCACTCGTGTTATATGATTTAAATTTTAAGGATTTTATTCCAAATCATAAACTCCAAGGCCAAATTTTTGGCAGATACACAACTGATTTTATCTCGGACTGGTCAAACGAGGAACTTGTTTTTCTAAAAGATGAGGATGGAAATGAAAACGATTTACGCATTTCAATTTCCGGATTACCTGAAATCATCCGATTAAAGAATTTTATTTTTGATATAACAGCCGAATCACCATCAAAAACATTAAATATAATTATCAATCAGAATGTTAATGTCTCACCACTAAGGCTTTCGATTACTGTAGATGTTTTAGAGGACCATTCCGTCTCAGGAAAATTGTATTTAGCCATTGCAGATGAGTGGAATACCTTGTTACACGGAAGTTTTACCGCAACACATATCTACAAAATTCAATTTGATGAACACGGAGATTCAGATAAAAAACTTCCAGATTTTATTTCCAATGAACTGGCTGCAAAAATCCATGCATTATCAGGAAATATTTTGTCACTGCAAGAATCGTTTTCTCATTTGGAACAACATGAGAGAGATGAACTTTTGACTTTGGTTATTTACCATTGGCCAGAAAACCAATCCACAATTTCTGAAGTTCATTTTAAAGAAGGGAACTTACAAGTTGTGTTTCAACTAACACAGAAAAAACTAAATGAAACTTTGATTTTTCTTCTTTCCAACCAAGTTGTGCCAACCCCAAAACATTGGCGGCTCATTCATGATGTTGTTTGTCATTCTGATGGAGAACCATTGTTTATACCACTTCTCAAACATAAGTTTCCGGACGGTTATGAAATCAATTTAGGTTCTAGTTTAGAATCGAAAAATGATGATAAAACTTTGGATTGGTTAGATTCAGATGATATTTATCTTTTGGATTCCTTTGTTCGTACAGTGGGTTCTCTTGACTATGTCATAAATGATCCGATTCGAAATCCTTTGGGTTTTTCTCTTTTACAAGAGTCTTTTGTCCGAGCAAAATACAAATCTTGTATGCGACTTTTGGAGAGAGGGGCAGATCCCAACCAATTTGATGCCAATGGCGAAACTGCAATTTTTAAATTGTGCCAAGATAGTACACTTCGATTGCAAGAAAAAACTGCTCTTATGGATGAACTCATTCGAAGGGGAGCAAAAGTGAATCTTCAATCAGTCAATGGAATGACTCCTTTGCATTGGTGTTCTGTTTTTGGAGAACCAAGTTTGGCAAAAAGATTAATCAATGCAGGCATCGATATTCATACGGCAGATAACAGTGGTAGTACGGCTCTTCATGAAGCTTGTAAATTCGGCAATTCTGCTGTTCTGGCTTTATTATTAGAATCCGGAGCCAAATCCAATGCCAAAACCTTGGATGAAAAAACGGGAAGGGATTTAGCTTTTGAAAATTTGGAAATTGCTGAATTGGAAGGAGACGAAGAGAAAAAGAACAGATGCCAACGAGTTCTTTCTCTCTTGGATGTTTACGGCGGTTAG
- a CDS encoding zinc-dependent alcohol dehydrogenase gives MRRLMFRKKGILEWEETQPLTITGENQVIVEPIAIARCDLDLPILRGETLFRAPFPVGHEFIGKIKFASEDLTNLYSKGMNVASSFQIFCGTCPACLNHHSNSCESVPYTSGFGMPPGAHSFGGAIADEIKIPFAKQMLLEVDQKINPVGIASLSDNIAEVWKLAGRFLNQKKDPNVLVVGGHAGSIGLYTALFLHQTKKAEVMYVDTNPTRIQLAESLGIPVEHFAQFPKPIKKYDLVCDASADKSGWDFAVRSLGRNAIFSSASIFWTNQWEIPYLEMYNQGVQIHLGRVESKDSMEALYPYIRSGEFTPEKIVTNQVSFDEAKDAWLEESIKLVITK, from the coding sequence ATGCGTCGATTGATGTTTCGTAAAAAAGGTATCTTAGAATGGGAAGAGACCCAACCACTCACAATCACTGGTGAAAACCAAGTCATTGTAGAACCCATTGCCATTGCCCGTTGCGATCTGGATTTACCCATCCTTCGGGGAGAAACTTTATTTCGTGCACCGTTTCCTGTGGGTCATGAGTTTATAGGCAAAATCAAATTTGCCTCAGAAGACCTAACCAATTTATATTCGAAGGGAATGAATGTAGCGAGTTCCTTTCAAATTTTTTGTGGAACCTGCCCTGCTTGCCTGAACCATCATTCTAATTCCTGCGAATCTGTTCCTTATACTTCAGGATTTGGAATGCCACCGGGTGCTCATTCCTTTGGCGGTGCCATTGCTGATGAAATCAAAATTCCATTCGCCAAACAAATGCTACTTGAGGTTGATCAAAAAATCAATCCCGTAGGAATTGCAAGTCTAAGTGATAATATTGCCGAAGTTTGGAAACTTGCAGGTAGATTTTTAAACCAAAAAAAAGACCCAAACGTTTTGGTTGTCGGCGGACATGCCGGAAGTATTGGACTTTATACAGCTTTATTTCTCCACCAAACAAAGAAAGCTGAAGTGATGTATGTTGATACAAATCCCACGCGGATTCAATTGGCCGAATCCTTAGGAATCCCAGTAGAACATTTTGCCCAATTTCCCAAACCAATAAAAAAGTATGATTTGGTTTGTGATGCATCAGCTGATAAATCAGGTTGGGATTTTGCTGTCCGCTCTTTGGGACGAAATGCTATTTTTAGTTCGGCTTCTATCTTTTGGACCAACCAATGGGAAATTCCTTATCTTGAAATGTACAACCAAGGTGTACAAATCCATTTGGGACGAGTGGAGTCCAAAGATTCCATGGAGGCCTTGTATCCTTACATTCGTTCTGGTGAATTTACCCCAGAAAAAATTGTTACAAACCAAGTTTCCTTTGATGAGGCGAAGGATGCTTGGTTAGAAGAATCAATCAAACTTGTGATTACAAAATGA
- a CDS encoding DUF4846 domain-containing protein, translated as MKNFAFYFMKNQIPNRNLSVWFFFILILFLIQNLYADSIQERFPPPKEFKRVNYPNHSFASFLQNYPLKPKGSPVHLFDGRTKTNEVHVAVLDFPLLNADLIQCADAVMKLRAEYFYSLKQYEEIHFKISNGMDVGFPRFVKGERVHVNGNKTNWKTGKFKKGVGRDVFEEYLRFIYSYAGTISLKSELKKKQISELKPGDVWIEAGSPGHVVLVVDQVTGKDGQTLFLLAQSYMPSQEMHILKSESKYSPWFEIPKNQTFSTPEWEFPTKEIYEFTN; from the coding sequence ATGAAAAATTTTGCTTTTTATTTTATGAAAAATCAAATTCCAAATCGTAATCTTTCGGTTTGGTTTTTTTTTATCCTGATCCTTTTTCTGATCCAAAATTTATATGCCGATTCCATTCAAGAACGTTTTCCTCCTCCCAAGGAATTCAAAAGAGTCAATTACCCAAATCATAGTTTTGCGAGTTTTTTACAAAATTATCCTTTAAAACCGAAAGGAAGTCCAGTCCACCTCTTTGATGGAAGGACAAAAACCAACGAGGTCCATGTTGCTGTTTTGGATTTTCCTCTCCTCAATGCCGACTTAATCCAATGTGCCGATGCAGTGATGAAACTACGCGCCGAGTATTTTTATTCCTTAAAACAATACGAAGAGATCCATTTTAAAATCAGCAATGGGATGGATGTTGGATTTCCCAGGTTTGTAAAAGGAGAAAGAGTCCATGTAAATGGAAACAAAACCAATTGGAAAACAGGCAAATTCAAAAAGGGAGTTGGAAGAGATGTATTTGAAGAGTATTTAAGATTTATATATAGTTATGCGGGAACCATTTCTTTAAAATCTGAATTAAAGAAAAAACAAATTAGTGAATTAAAACCAGGAGATGTTTGGATTGAAGCTGGTTCTCCTGGACATGTGGTTCTCGTAGTAGACCAAGTCACTGGAAAAGATGGGCAAACTTTATTTCTTCTGGCACAAAGTTATATGCCTTCCCAAGAAATGCATATTCTAAAGTCAGAAAGTAAATATTCCCCTTGGTTTGAAATTCCTAAAAACCAAACCTTCTCTACTCCTGAATGGGAATTTCCAACAAAAGAAATTTATGAATTTACAAATTGA
- a CDS encoding ABA4-like family protein, which translates to MNPSIIFKIANGITVLSWFVLILSPNQTKVIRLLRVFVSGLVLGGVYIFSILIGSGEAEGNFSSLESVRSLFANDYFLLAGWIHYLAFDLFLGTWEVEDGLKVGINRWVLVPVLALTFYFGPAGFVLYLILRTVSRSFIKNKKTT; encoded by the coding sequence ATGAACCCTTCGATTATTTTTAAAATTGCAAATGGAATCACAGTTCTATCATGGTTTGTTTTGATACTTTCACCAAACCAAACAAAGGTGATTCGCCTCTTAAGAGTTTTTGTGTCCGGACTTGTTTTGGGTGGGGTTTATATATTTTCAATCCTCATTGGAAGTGGAGAAGCAGAAGGGAATTTTTCTAGTTTAGAATCGGTCAGATCCTTATTTGCCAATGATTACTTTTTACTGGCAGGTTGGATCCACTACCTTGCCTTTGATCTGTTTTTAGGAACCTGGGAAGTGGAGGACGGATTAAAAGTAGGAATCAACCGATGGGTTCTTGTTCCCGTTTTGGCCTTAACTTTTTACTTTGGGCCGGCTGGATTTGTTTTGTATTTGATTCTACGAACGGTTAGTCGTTCGTTCATTAAAAATAAAAAAACAACCTAA
- a CDS encoding DUF6272 family protein, producing the protein MRKYGNFKFANQINNQDPDSKFQIHLKPLDLMRYWRRIGILSDFIGYFYGFSFLPNVPTESIDMKNSEIVNSISTVFNELLENAAKYSYDKKADIEISLIHRGKTFEMYVRNKTNESNVFAYEESLKEIFSANDLEPLYLEKLETNEKDLQRSGIGLILVLKDYPVEMEVTFESEDKDTVITSRVIYFIDGFPQS; encoded by the coding sequence ATGCGAAAATACGGCAATTTTAAGTTTGCAAATCAAATCAACAACCAAGATCCCGATTCCAAATTTCAAATCCATTTAAAACCCTTGGATTTGATGCGTTATTGGCGGCGCATCGGAATTCTTTCCGATTTTATCGGATATTTTTACGGATTTTCTTTTTTACCCAATGTTCCTACCGAATCCATAGACATGAAAAATTCAGAGATCGTAAATTCTATCTCTACCGTATTCAATGAATTATTGGAAAATGCTGCAAAATATTCTTATGATAAAAAAGCAGATATTGAAATTTCCCTTATCCATAGAGGCAAAACTTTTGAAATGTATGTTCGTAACAAAACAAACGAATCAAATGTTTTTGCTTATGAAGAAAGTTTAAAAGAAATTTTTTCAGCAAATGACTTAGAACCTTTGTATCTGGAAAAATTGGAAACAAATGAAAAAGATCTCCAACGTTCTGGGATAGGTCTCATTTTGGTTTTAAAAGATTATCCAGTAGAGATGGAAGTAACTTTCGAATCGGAAGACAAAGACACAGTCATCACAAGTCGGGTCATCTACTTTATAGACGGGTTCCCTCAATCATAA